The Terriglobales bacterium genome includes a region encoding these proteins:
- a CDS encoding prephenate dehydrogenase/arogenate dehydrogenase family protein produces MAIQQITIIGTGLIGGSLALALKKCGFRGRIVGCDREAVLEQAKVRGMIDAGETNAGAAVRGSDVVVLATPVGSIIDLIEKIGPLLPRSTLLSDVGSTKAEIVARARDVFGSEVKNRFLAGHPMAGKEHSGVEVADAALFQDAVWIFAPFEGQEIRSGICGEYASLIEGTGARLLLLDAARHDELCAWLSHLPQMVSTGLASTLLEVLGDYPEASAIGGRALREMTRIAQSPYSMWRDIALTNTEHIQQALLRLEQRLAHIRENLRSAELREEFERGNRFRRE; encoded by the coding sequence TTGGCGATCCAGCAAATCACGATTATTGGTACCGGCCTCATCGGAGGCTCGCTGGCACTGGCACTCAAAAAGTGCGGCTTCCGCGGACGAATCGTGGGCTGCGATCGCGAGGCGGTGCTGGAGCAGGCGAAAGTGCGAGGAATGATTGATGCGGGAGAAACGAACGCTGGGGCTGCTGTTCGGGGCAGCGATGTGGTGGTTCTGGCGACGCCGGTGGGCAGCATTATTGATCTGATCGAGAAGATCGGCCCGCTTCTGCCGCGGTCGACCTTGCTAAGCGATGTGGGCAGCACGAAAGCGGAGATTGTGGCGCGGGCGCGTGATGTTTTTGGCAGTGAGGTTAAGAACAGATTCCTTGCTGGTCATCCCATGGCAGGCAAGGAGCACAGCGGCGTGGAGGTCGCAGACGCAGCTCTTTTCCAGGACGCGGTCTGGATATTTGCTCCCTTTGAAGGGCAGGAAATTCGGAGTGGGATTTGCGGCGAGTATGCCAGCCTAATCGAGGGCACAGGTGCGCGCTTGCTGCTGCTTGATGCGGCACGACACGATGAGCTCTGTGCCTGGCTGAGCCATCTGCCGCAGATGGTCTCGACGGGGCTCGCGTCTACATTGCTTGAAGTGCTCGGTGATTATCCCGAAGCTAGCGCTATCGGAGGGCGCGCGTTACGCGAGATGACGCGCATCGCACAGAGCCCATATTCGATGTGGCGCGACATCGCGCTTACGAACACAGAACATATCCAGCAGGCGCTGTTGCGGCTGGAGCAGCGGCTGGCGCACATCCGCGAGAACCTGCGCAGCGCTGAGTTGCGGGAAGAGTTCGAGCGGGGGAACCGATTTCGGAGGGAGTGA
- a CDS encoding alpha/beta hydrolase translates to MAPPVLIVPGLNNSGPGHWQSLWENKYPNFRRVEQENWDFPICEEWVKRLDFHISEAKTAPLVIAHSLGCLTVAHWAKQYTRQLHGALLVAPPDLENMGERAESDFLPVPRQRLPFPSLLVASENDPWSTLERSRSLAEAWGSRFVNAGPAGHINADAGFGPWPLGEHLLAEMRGFAAPDVPAPKTKGLEAIS, encoded by the coding sequence ATGGCGCCTCCTGTCCTCATTGTTCCCGGCCTGAACAACTCCGGTCCTGGGCACTGGCAATCTCTCTGGGAAAACAAATATCCGAATTTTCGGCGCGTCGAGCAGGAGAACTGGGATTTCCCCATTTGTGAGGAATGGGTGAAGCGGCTCGATTTCCATATCAGTGAGGCGAAAACGGCGCCGCTCGTGATCGCGCACAGCCTGGGCTGCCTGACCGTCGCTCACTGGGCCAAGCAGTACACGCGACAATTGCATGGTGCGTTGCTGGTTGCGCCTCCCGATCTGGAGAATATGGGCGAAAGGGCCGAATCGGACTTCTTGCCTGTGCCGAGGCAACGCTTGCCGTTCCCCAGCCTGCTCGTGGCCAGCGAAAACGATCCCTGGAGCACTCTGGAACGCAGCCGGTCGCTGGCGGAGGCATGGGGAAGCCGTTTCGTGAATGCTGGTCCGGCGGGCCATATCAATGCCGATGCCGGGTTTGGTCCGTGGCCGCTGGGAGAACATTTGTTGGCGGAGATGCGAGGCTTCGCGGCTCCCGATGTGCCTGCGCCGAAGACAAAGGGACTAGAAGCTATCTCATAA
- a CDS encoding CoA transferase subunit A, with protein MNKVVANADEAVCDIQDGATLMVGGFGLCGIPESLIEALHRKGVRNLTTISNNAGVDDFGLGVMLQSGQIRKHIGSYVGENKMFEQMVLSGKLDLELNPQGTLAERIRAGGAGIPAFFTPTGYGTIVAEGKETREFDGRHYVMERALTADFALIRAWKGDTWGNLVYRKTARNFNPMMAAAARITIAEVEHLVEVGEISPDEVHTPSIYVQRIFQVTRSEKRIERRTVRKIGPIIGA; from the coding sequence ATGAATAAAGTTGTGGCCAATGCCGACGAAGCGGTATGCGATATCCAGGATGGAGCGACCCTCATGGTAGGGGGCTTCGGCCTTTGCGGTATCCCAGAAAGTCTGATCGAAGCCCTGCACCGCAAAGGCGTCCGCAATCTCACCACGATCAGCAACAACGCCGGAGTGGATGATTTCGGCCTGGGTGTCATGCTGCAAAGTGGGCAGATCCGCAAACACATCGGCAGTTACGTGGGTGAGAACAAGATGTTTGAGCAGATGGTTCTCTCCGGGAAGCTGGATTTAGAGCTCAATCCGCAGGGGACCCTGGCGGAGCGCATTCGTGCCGGCGGCGCGGGCATCCCTGCCTTCTTCACGCCTACGGGTTATGGAACGATCGTAGCCGAGGGCAAGGAGACGCGTGAGTTCGATGGACGCCACTACGTGATGGAGCGAGCGCTAACCGCGGATTTTGCGCTCATCCGCGCATGGAAAGGCGATACCTGGGGCAATCTGGTCTATCGCAAGACGGCGCGCAACTTCAATCCCATGATGGCGGCCGCTGCGAGGATCACCATAGCCGAAGTTGAGCACCTGGTCGAGGTGGGAGAGATTTCTCCGGACGAGGTGCACACTCCCAGCATCTACGTGCAGCGGATTTTTCAGGTGACGCGGTCGGAGAAGCGGATTGAGAGGCGTACAGTGCGCAAGATCGGACCTATCATTGGAGCATGA
- a CDS encoding chorismate mutase has translation MDIADWRKRIDEIDLQLVELIGERARAAREIGKLKQNTNLPIYEPDREKEVFDNVASANKGPLPNPDLLRIFERLMDVMRKFQRDDVTAPGGGDTEIEAETND, from the coding sequence ATGGATATCGCGGACTGGCGCAAGAGAATCGACGAGATCGATTTGCAGCTGGTAGAGCTGATCGGCGAACGCGCGCGCGCCGCGCGGGAAATCGGCAAGCTGAAGCAGAATACGAATCTGCCAATCTATGAGCCGGACCGGGAGAAGGAAGTGTTTGACAACGTTGCCAGTGCGAACAAAGGGCCGCTGCCGAACCCCGATCTGCTTCGGATTTTTGAACGCCTGATGGACGTGATGCGCAAATTTCAGAGAGACGATGTCACCGCTCCAGGGGGCGGGGACACGGAAATCGAAGCCGAGACCAACGATTGA
- the aroF gene encoding 3-deoxy-7-phosphoheptulonate synthase, whose translation MIVAMQPGSSEEQIQRIIEHLVGMGFEVHRSTGAQQTVLGAVGKLIDFDVREIEVLDGVQQVHRISAPYKLVARNFRPEGTQVKLRNGLAIGGEKVVVMAGPCSVESREQLFTTAELVAKAGARVLRGGAFKPRSSPYSFQGLGEEGLKLLREVADNFGLLIISEVMEISQIALMMPYVDILQVGARNMQNFNLLRELGKVRKPVLLKRGIAATIEEMLLSAEYIMAGGNYDVILCERGIRTFETYTRNTMDISAIPISKKLSHLPITADPSHGTGRRDKVAPMARAAVAAGADALLIEVHHNPEKALSDGPQSLFPEQFEKLMGELRMIAAAVGRSIA comes from the coding sequence ATGATCGTTGCCATGCAACCCGGGTCGTCGGAAGAGCAGATCCAGCGCATCATCGAGCACCTGGTGGGCATGGGATTCGAGGTGCATCGCAGCACCGGGGCACAGCAGACGGTGCTGGGTGCGGTGGGCAAGCTGATCGATTTCGACGTTCGAGAAATCGAAGTTCTCGACGGCGTGCAGCAGGTTCACCGAATATCCGCGCCGTACAAATTGGTGGCGCGAAATTTCCGGCCGGAGGGGACACAGGTCAAGCTGCGAAACGGGCTCGCCATCGGCGGGGAAAAAGTCGTGGTGATGGCCGGGCCTTGCTCGGTGGAGTCGCGCGAACAGCTGTTCACCACCGCGGAGTTGGTAGCGAAGGCCGGGGCCCGGGTATTGCGGGGCGGGGCCTTCAAGCCGCGCTCGTCGCCCTACTCGTTCCAGGGTCTTGGAGAAGAGGGTCTCAAGCTGCTGCGGGAGGTGGCCGACAATTTCGGGCTGCTGATAATCAGCGAAGTGATGGAGATATCACAGATCGCGCTGATGATGCCCTACGTCGATATTCTTCAGGTGGGCGCCCGCAACATGCAGAACTTCAATCTGCTGCGGGAACTCGGTAAAGTTCGGAAGCCGGTGCTGCTGAAACGAGGAATCGCCGCTACTATCGAGGAGATGCTGCTTTCCGCCGAGTACATCATGGCAGGTGGCAATTATGACGTGATCCTGTGTGAGCGCGGCATTCGCACCTTTGAGACTTACACGCGCAACACCATGGATATATCTGCCATCCCGATTTCCAAGAAGCTGTCGCACTTGCCGATCACGGCGGATCCTTCGCACGGCACCGGGCGGCGCGACAAAGTGGCGCCGATGGCGCGCGCAGCGGTAGCTGCTGGAGCCGACGCCTTGCTGATTGAAGTTCACCATAATCCTGAGAAGGCGCTCTCCGATGGGCCGCAGTCGCTGTTTCCGGAGCAATTCGAGAAGTTGATGGGAGAGTTGCGCATGATCGCGGCGGCTGTGGGGCGCAGCATCGCATAG
- the trpA gene encoding tryptophan synthase subunit alpha, with amino-acid sequence MALEFHRKPGLVAYLTCGDPDLETSQEVALAAIAAGADVVELGVPFSDPVADGPVIQRASERALRRGTSLADVLKLAQRLRRQSNAGLIVFSYFNPILCYGQDRFAGEAARAGVDGALVTDLPVEEADEYLRTMRARELHTVFLAAPTSTDERLRAIAEVASGFVYAVSRTGVTGTRQELAGDARRLVERLRRYTNLPIAVGFGISNPQQFAEVGEFADAAVVGSGIVQVMEAAGSGTKAAEAVAGFIRELRAGAGDSRVISAVR; translated from the coding sequence TATTTGACTTGCGGAGACCCCGATTTGGAGACTTCGCAGGAGGTAGCACTGGCGGCGATCGCCGCGGGCGCGGATGTGGTCGAGCTGGGTGTGCCCTTCAGCGATCCGGTGGCGGATGGACCGGTGATCCAGCGAGCCAGCGAGCGCGCCTTGCGCCGCGGAACGTCGCTCGCGGATGTGTTGAAGCTAGCGCAGCGCCTTCGCCGGCAATCCAACGCGGGATTGATTGTGTTTTCCTATTTCAATCCCATCCTGTGCTACGGGCAGGACCGTTTTGCTGGGGAGGCCGCGCGAGCTGGCGTCGATGGCGCGCTGGTCACCGATCTTCCGGTCGAGGAAGCTGACGAATATTTGCGCACAATGCGGGCTAGGGAATTGCACACCGTCTTCCTCGCAGCGCCCACGAGCACGGATGAGCGGCTGCGCGCCATTGCTGAGGTGGCGTCGGGATTTGTGTATGCAGTCTCCCGAACCGGGGTGACCGGAACGCGCCAGGAGTTGGCTGGCGATGCTCGCCGTTTGGTCGAACGGCTGCGTCGTTATACGAATTTGCCTATAGCGGTAGGCTTCGGCATTTCCAACCCGCAGCAATTCGCCGAAGTTGGCGAGTTCGCGGACGCCGCGGTGGTCGGCAGCGGAATCGTGCAGGTGATGGAAGCCGCCGGTTCTGGGACCAAAGCGGCGGAAGCGGTGGCGGGATTTATTCGCGAGCTGCGAGCGGGTGCCGGGGATTCACGGGTGATTTCTGCGGTGCGTTAG